Proteins co-encoded in one Plectropomus leopardus isolate mb chromosome 14, YSFRI_Pleo_2.0, whole genome shotgun sequence genomic window:
- the six6a gene encoding homeobox protein SIX6a, whose amino-acid sequence MFQLPILNFSPQQVAGVCETLEESGDVERLGRFLWSLPVAPAACEVLNKNESVLRARAVVAFHTGNFRELYHILENHKFTKESHTKLQALWLEAHYQEAEKLRGRPLGPVDKYRVRKKFPLPRTIWDGEQKTHCFKERTRHLLREWYLQDPYPNPSKKRELAQATGLTPTQVGNWFKNRRQRDRAAAAKNRLQQQVLSGGSVRSLADEDGTVDRLGNSSSPEASLSSKAAASAISITSSDSECDI is encoded by the exons ATGTTTCAGCTGCCCATCTTGAATTTCAGCCCCCAGCAGGTCGCCGGGGTCTGCGAGACTCTGGAGGAGAGCGGGGACGTCGAGCGCCTCGGCCGCTTCCTCTGGTCGCTGCCCGTCGCGCCGGCGGCCTGCGAGGTCCTCAACAAGAACGAGTCGGTGCTGAGGGCACGGGCCGTCGTCGCCTTTCATACCGGCAATTTCCGTGAACTCTACCACATCCTGGAGAACCACAAGTTCACCAAAGAGTCGCACACGAAGCTGCAGGCGCTGTGGCTGGAGGCGCACTACCAGGAGGCTGAGAAGCTGCGGGGACGCCCGTTGGGGCCCGTGGACAAATACAGGGTGCGGAAGAAGTTCCCCCTACCCAGAACCATATGGGATGGAGAGCAGAAAACCCACTGCTTCAAGGAGAGAACCCGGCACTTGTTAAGAGAATGGTATTTGCAGGATCCCTACCCGAATCCCAGTAAAAAGAGGGAGCTTGCACAGGCTACAGGACTTACACCCACACAAGTAGGAAACTGGTTCAAAAATcgcagacaaagagacagagcagcGGCTGCGAAGAACAG GCTCCAGCAGCAGGTCTTGTCCGGCGGCTCGGTTCGCTCCCTGGCGGACGAGGACGGCACCGTGGACCGCCTGGGGAACTCGTCCAGTCCGGAGGCCAGTCTGTCCAGCAAAGCAGCCGCCTCGGCCATCTCCATCACCTCCAGCGACAGTGAATGTGACATCTGA